In Pseudomonas sp. p1(2021b), the genomic window ACGCTGCCGACGCTCCGGAGAGCGCACGTTTCCCGATCGATATCCGCGACCCAGCCGATGGTCGTGTGCCTTTGCCTGGGCTGGAATGGGTTGATCCGCTTGTATCGACGGCGGGAGTCATCGACTGGTCCCAGGAGATCACAGCAGAGGTCAAGGCCGAGGTGGCCGCTGAGCAGCATCTCGCCCAGGTCGTGGCTGAGGCCGCAAGCCGCCGCGCTATGGCTGACAGCGCGATCGCTCCGCTGCAGGACGCCGTAGACCTTGGCGAAGCCACTGAAGCCGATACCGCCTTGTTGACTGCCTGGAAGCGCTACCGCGTGGCGCTGATCCGCCTGCCAGACCAACCGGGCTACCCCGACGAGATCACCTGGCCTGCACCGCCTGCCTGATCCAACTGAACGAAACCGACCGGCCCAGAGCCGGTATTTTTTTGCCTGGAGAAAACCCATGCCGATAACCGAGCAGCAGTTGCTGCAGATCATGCCCAAGGCCCGGCCAGTGGTCGGAGCCTTCCTGCCCGCGCTGAATCGGGCTATGACGCGCTGGCGCATCAACACTCTGGTCCGTCAGGCCGCCTTCCTGGCCCAGATCGGGCACGAGTCTGGCCAGTTGCGCAGCCTGGTGGAGAACCTCAACTACAGCGCCGAGTCGCTGGTGCGGACCTGGCCCTCGAGGTTCACCAGTCAGACCGCCCCCGGTTACGCCCGACAGCCGGAGAAGATCGCCAACAAGGTGTACGGCGGGCGCATGGGCAACGGTTCGGAGGCCTCCGGTGATGGTTGGCGGTTCCGTGGACGCGGCCTGCTGCAGGTCACCGGGCGCGACAACTACCGCGAGGTCGGCGCCGGCCTGGGCCTGCCGCTGGAGGCTGAGCCGGAACTGCTCGAGCAAGCCGAGCAGGCTGCCCAGTCCGCCGCCTGGTGGTGGGCGAAGCGCGGGCTGAACGAGATGGCCGACGCCGGCCGGATACGCGACATCGGCAGCATCATCAACACCGGGCAGCCCGGAAAGACGCCGCACGGTGCCGCCGATCGCCTGGCGCTGTATGACCTGGCCTTGCGGGTGCTGGCGTGAGCGCTTGGGCATTGCGAGCCATCGGTGCCGGCCTGCTGGTCCTGCTGGGCATGGCTGTTGGCACCTGGGCCACGACTGGCCATTTCCGCCCGCTGCTCGATGACCAGCAGGATCAGGCCGCAACCTGCAAAGCCGCCCGGGACAACCTCGCCGGGCTAGCGCAGGAGCAGGGCAAGGCCCTTGGCGACCTGACCCTGGCCGCGAACGCTCGCCAGGCCAGGGCAGAGCAAGCGGTAGCCGAGGCGAAGGCCAGCGCCCAGTCCGACTACGCCGCGGCGAACCGCCTGCAGCAGGATCGCACCGGTGGCGACCAGTGCGAGGCCGCCACCTCGATCATCGACAAGGAGCTGGGGTTATGAGGCTGGTGGTGGTGAACTCGCGAAACTGTGGGAGCGAACTAGCCCTGTTTCAAGCTGCAGGCCGCGTAATCCGTGGCCTGACCTGTGGGAGCGTGGTGGTGGGCATCCTGGCCCTGGCTGGGTGCGCCGGTAAGGTCGAGCCGCAAGTGCAGTACGTGCGCGTCGAGGTACCTGTACAGGTGCCGTGTCGTGCACCGGAGATTGCGGTGCCGGCCTGGGCAGCCGCCGGCCTGCGCAAGACCGATAGCTTGGAAGTGAAGGTGCGTGCCCTGCTGGCCGAGCGTAGACAGCGGATCGGATACGAGAAGCAGCTGGAGGCGGCAGTCGGCGCCTGCCGATAGCCTCGCCTCAAAAAGAACGAAATTGAGGTGGGAATCCGCTTTAGGAAAAATGGCGTGATCCGCCAAAATTCGAGGTCGAAGAAATTAGCATGCCTCGCAAGAGCAGGAGACGGTATCCGCTTGCCGGCAGGCTCAAGACTAGTGCCAGGCGCCACAGAGTGGCGAGCCTCGGTTTCGTGGCGCGGGCGACGTGTAGATTATTATTTACGCGCTTCTATTTGCAAAACCCATTGCTAAGTTATTGATTCTTATGGGCGATTTTGGGCATTTTTCAGGATGCCGGCGATCCAAATAAATTCATTTAAATCAAAAGGTTACGAGATATTCAGCCACCACCTTGACATGGTGGGGGTCGTTGGTTCGAGTCCAATTGTGCCTACCAAACAAAAGCCCCGGTTTTCCGGGCGTGAGAAGGGCGATCCGAAAGGGTCGCCCTTTTTTGTTTTCGGATTTTTCTTCGCATCCCGGCGCTTGTTCGTTCATTTGGCCAAGAAGCGGCCATGCAGGGTTGCTTGCGCTTACTGGCATGCTCGAAAGCGGAGTTAAGGTGAGATCACCTCAGTGCGCCAGTTTGCTCGATTGAGCTCGGTGCCCCCGATTCCCAAAGATGCGACGATCGTGAATGATTGGCACCAGCTGGAAAAATACCAGCTCGCGGCAGGCATTCCTGATGCTTTCAACGAAGTCCTGCGAAACAAGGGGGTGCCGTTGGGGTAGGGCACACTGCTCGATGCCGCAATCATCCGTGGCCCAGTTCAACCAAGAACCAGAACGGCAAGCGTGATCCAGAAGCATCAGTCTCATATTGACTACGGTCATTAATTTTTATTGACGACCATCCACTTGAATGCATATGTCTTTATTTTCAATTCTTTTGCATGGCCAGTTCTCATTTATATAGAAGTCTGGTTTGAAGCAATAGCGTTCATCGTTTACCCAAAATAACTGCCAGGCAGATCCGGAAATTAATAATTCAGGGCAAGGGGAATAGTCGCGCCACCATAGTACAAGGGTAACCAAGATTGCCAATGCCGGAGCTATGTAAAGCATTGACCATGCGGTAGCTTTAGTCGAGGCGCATTGAAATTTAAATAATTTAGAGTGAGGAGGTGGATCAAATTTCCGACCCTGCCAAGTTGCGCAGGTACAGGCAAGCACTATGATTGGGGTGACTGCGCACATGGCAATCAGCAAGAACCCTAGGTAGGGTGTCTCTACAACGGGCGCGTTGCGATAAATTCTTCCAAACAGAGGAAGCACATCGTTCCACAGCCAGTAGGCGGATAGTAGGCCCAAGGTAAGCATGCAGGCGCCAAGCGTAAAGGTAAGCAGTCGGAATAAATAGGGGGAGCGCTTATGTAGTTCGGTTCGGAGGGTCATAAGGTCAGAATTTCGGCGGATTGAAGTTTGGAAGCGAAGGGAGTCTTGGGAGCTCAGGCAGGGTTCGCCAGCCCGGTAAGTTAAGGTCTCCTGGTTGTAATTTTTTCAGTGCCCAGTTCTTTGCCTCGTCATAAAGGGCTTCTGCAATTCCACTTGCGATACGTGAAGCTTTTTCCGCTGCGTATTTTTCTAGGTCTTCGGTGCTGATGCGAATAGGGTGTTCATAGAGAGATTGGATGTTATCTACGGCATAGCGCACCCCGGCTTTGACTGAGTTTTTAATGCCATAGTGATTGTCGATTGCATTAAGCCCCCAGCCTATCGCAAATACTACTGCAGCACCGGCAATTGCCGGTAGGGCAGCGAATGTGAGTACCGAGCCTATCGCTACCCCAGCGGCGTATCCAATAGCAGAGGCAATCCCCGCTTTAACCAGCTCTACGCCTATGCCGGCGAATAGGTCTGACCAGACGCTCTCCTCGTTGATGGGCGTGGCGGGCTCCGTCAGCGGGTATTGGCGGCGCGTGCGAGATCTTGGGCAGGTTCGATCATCACTTCGCGGTTGCCGGCGTCATCAAGCGGTCGGCATCGGCCAAATGCACGTCGGCAGAGGGTTCGTCGAGCACGTATCCAGTGTGAGCCCGCTCGGAGGCGAACGTGCATTGCCTTGGTGCGAGGCCTGTGGCCGCATCCTCTAGTGGTCACTATTGTTACCAAATTTCTCTTCGTCGGCGGGTCGGTGAAGGCATTTTGTTACATGTTTTTGGGATTTTTCGTTGTGACATGGTGGTTGTGGGATTATTTTGACCACTTCACGGTTTTGTTTTTGACCAATTTGGGCCGTGGCAGGTCTTTTGAACGAGGAGAGTCGAATCCATGTGTAGCCCTTCCACCCCTAGCACCGCCATCGTGGTCTGTGACCAGGCCCAGACGGCAGCCTTGCTGGATTTCAAGCAACTGGTCGAAGCGATCGCCCAGGCCGCTTCGGATTTGGAGGCAGGCACTGTGCTGAGCCCCGAACGTATGGTTGTCCCGCTCGGTGAAGGCGGTGTCCTGCTCAGCATGCCCGCCACCGCGCAGGACATTGGCATTCATAAGCTGGTCAACGTGCAGCGGGGTAACACGCAGCGCAATCTGCCAACCATCAATGGCATGGTCACTGTCTGCGATGCGCCCACAGGTAAGATCATCTGTCTTCTGGATGGCCCGGAGGTGACCGGCCGCCGTACTGCCGCCGTTACGCTGCTGGCGATCCGCACCTGCCTCGGGCAAGCGCCGAAGGCGATCCTGTTGTTCGGTACCGGTGCCCAGGCGCGCTACCATCTCCAGGCCGTCAACGCGTTGTATCCGCAGGCGAAGATCTGGGTGAGGGGCGTGAGCCCACAGGCGGCCGTCGAATTCTGTGAGCGCAACCGCCACTTGCATGAGCATCTGGAAGGGATTGGCAACACCGTCCCGGAGGTCGATGTGGTCATTGCTGCGACCACCAGCAATGAGCCTGTCTATGATGAGCCGGGCAAGGTCGGACGGCTGGTCGTCGGGGTAGGGGCCTTCACCCCGGACATGGCCGAGATCGGCAAGGCCACCCTGGATGCCAGCGATATCTATGTGGACGAACCCGAGGGCGCCAGGCACGAGGCGGGTGACCTGCTGCAGGCCGGTGTCGACTGGGGGCGCGTCAAGCCGCTGGCCTACGCGCTCAAGGCTGGTGTCGATAGGTCCCGCCCTGTGGTGTTCAAGAGCGTGGGCACTGCCGCCTGGGACCTGGCTGCCGCGCGCGTTGCCCTTGCAGGGTTGGCCGCCAACACCCATGACCGCGTTTCGCAGGAGCCTGCCCCATGCAAATAACCCGCAGCATCAACACCGTCGAGGTCCACACCGGCGGTGAGCCGTTCCGTATCGTCACCTCTGGCCTGCCACGCTTGCCCGGCAAAAGCATCGTCGAGCGCCGTGCTTGGTTGCAAGAGCACGCCGATGACATTCGCCGGGCCCTGATGTTCGAACCCCGCGGCCACGCTGACATGTATGGTGGCTATCTCACCGAACCGGTGTCGCCCGCTGCGGACTTCGGCATCATCTTCCTGCACAACGAGGGTTACAGCGACCACTGCGGTCATGGTGTTATCGCCCTGGCTACCGCGGCAGTAGAGCTGGGCTGGGTCGAGCGTAGCGAGCCGCAAACCCGAGTTGGGATCGATGCCCCGTGCGGCTTCATCGAAGCGTTCGTGGAATGGGATGGTGCGCATGCCAAGGGGGTTCGGTTCATCAACGTGCCTTCGTTCATCTACAAGCGTGACGTGACCGTTACCACGGCAAGCTATGGCGAGGTCCGTGGTGACATCGTCTATGGCGGCGCCTTTTATTTCTATACCAGTGGCGAGCCGCACGGCCTGGCCATTCGCGAATCTTCCGTGGAGCAGCTCAAGCAGTTCGGCGCCGAAGTGAAGCAGGCGGCCAATATCGCTTACCCGGTGGTGCATCCGCAAATCCCGGAAATCAATCATATCTACGGCACCATCATCGATGGCGAGCCGCGTTCTGACAAAGCCACCCAGGCCAACTGCTGCATCTTCGCAGACCGTGAAGTGGATCGTTCGCCAACCGGCTCCGGGACCAGTGGCCGAGTCGCGCAGCTCTATCTGCGAGGTGAGATGGGCATGGATGACGTCCTGATCAACGAGTCGGTGATCGGAACGATATTTACCGCCAAGGTCGTCGCGCAGACCCGTGTCGGCGATTTTCCCGCCGTGATACCCGAGGTGTCGGGCACTGCCCACATTTGCGGCTTTTGCAACTGGATCATCGATGATCGCGACCCGCTGAAGAACGGCTTCCTGGTCCGTTGAGGGCGATGGGGGCCGCAGCTCATCGATGAAGAGAAGGACGCAGGCCCTTGTCGGGTCGGTGACCGGTCCTTCCGGTCGCACCGAGTGGCGCGGTGCGACCGGAGGATC contains:
- a CDS encoding tail fiber assembly protein, with protein sequence MIIKLSPVRSDMSLTVVKAGDRLEINGVSLDFSRLADGSTLPAEAISSSFIVAPVERVNGGLVVTLMLPHAADAPESARFPIDIRDPADGRVPLPGLEWVDPLVSTAGVIDWSQEITAEVKAEVAAEQHLAQVVAEAASRRAMADSAIAPLQDAVDLGEATEADTALLTAWKRYRVALIRLPDQPGYPDEITWPAPPA
- a CDS encoding glycoside hydrolase family 19 protein, translating into MPITEQQLLQIMPKARPVVGAFLPALNRAMTRWRINTLVRQAAFLAQIGHESGQLRSLVENLNYSAESLVRTWPSRFTSQTAPGYARQPEKIANKVYGGRMGNGSEASGDGWRFRGRGLLQVTGRDNYREVGAGLGLPLEAEPELLEQAEQAAQSAAWWWAKRGLNEMADAGRIRDIGSIINTGQPGKTPHGAADRLALYDLALRVLA
- the lhpH gene encoding trans-3-hydroxy-L-proline dehydratase, whose amino-acid sequence is MQITRSINTVEVHTGGEPFRIVTSGLPRLPGKSIVERRAWLQEHADDIRRALMFEPRGHADMYGGYLTEPVSPAADFGIIFLHNEGYSDHCGHGVIALATAAVELGWVERSEPQTRVGIDAPCGFIEAFVEWDGAHAKGVRFINVPSFIYKRDVTVTTASYGEVRGDIVYGGAFYFYTSGEPHGLAIRESSVEQLKQFGAEVKQAANIAYPVVHPQIPEINHIYGTIIDGEPRSDKATQANCCIFADREVDRSPTGSGTSGRVAQLYLRGEMGMDDVLINESVIGTIFTAKVVAQTRVGDFPAVIPEVSGTAHICGFCNWIIDDRDPLKNGFLVR
- the lhpI gene encoding bifunctional Delta(1)-pyrroline-2-carboxylate/Delta(1)-piperideine-2-carboxylate reductase; protein product: MCSPSTPSTAIVVCDQAQTAALLDFKQLVEAIAQAASDLEAGTVLSPERMVVPLGEGGVLLSMPATAQDIGIHKLVNVQRGNTQRNLPTINGMVTVCDAPTGKIICLLDGPEVTGRRTAAVTLLAIRTCLGQAPKAILLFGTGAQARYHLQAVNALYPQAKIWVRGVSPQAAVEFCERNRHLHEHLEGIGNTVPEVDVVIAATTSNEPVYDEPGKVGRLVVGVGAFTPDMAEIGKATLDASDIYVDEPEGARHEAGDLLQAGVDWGRVKPLAYALKAGVDRSRPVVFKSVGTAAWDLAAARVALAGLAANTHDRVSQEPAPCK